A single genomic interval of Psychroserpens sp. NJDZ02 harbors:
- a CDS encoding nicotinate phosphoribosyltransferase, translating to MDITAAYTDLYQITMAQVYFVTKPNGKAVFDYYYRRNPFDNGYAIFTGLEDVLDILESLKFSESDISYLKQKGFENEFLEYLKNFSFKGSIRSSKEGDIVFPNRPILQVEANIIEAQIIETLLLNILNFQTLIATKASRIRYSAKDAILLDMGLRRAHATGGYYASRAAAIGGFDSTSNVKAAEDYNIASTGTMAHSFIQSYDNEIDAFRDFAQVRPKNCVLLIDTYNTLKLGLPNAITVAKEMEEKGEKLFGIRLDSGDLAYLSKKARAVLDAADLSYVKIVVSNQLDEFVIKSLKEQQAPIDVFGVGTNLVTGRPDAALDGVYKLSEYNGDPRIKLSENIIKVSLPFKKQVYRIIDADGQFYGADAVAMYSEGEIDQMEHPFDITKQIDISALKKEPLLELVMEHGKRMVPVRTVTEIAEYSQSRLAQLPNEYKRFQNPHTYKVGLSTQLKKERNELINKHKS from the coding sequence ATGGACATTACTGCTGCATATACGGATCTATATCAAATTACAATGGCGCAAGTCTATTTTGTGACCAAACCAAACGGTAAAGCGGTGTTTGATTATTATTACCGTCGTAATCCTTTTGATAATGGGTATGCGATATTTACTGGATTAGAGGATGTTTTAGATATATTGGAGTCGCTTAAATTTTCAGAGTCTGATATTTCATATTTAAAACAAAAAGGATTTGAAAACGAGTTTTTAGAGTATTTGAAAAACTTTAGCTTTAAAGGTAGTATTCGGTCTAGTAAAGAAGGGGATATTGTTTTTCCTAATCGTCCTATTTTACAAGTTGAAGCTAATATTATTGAAGCACAAATTATAGAAACCCTTTTGCTTAATATTTTAAATTTTCAAACCCTAATTGCAACCAAAGCGAGCAGAATACGCTATAGCGCTAAAGATGCTATTTTGTTAGATATGGGATTACGTCGTGCCCATGCTACAGGTGGTTATTATGCGTCTAGAGCTGCTGCTATTGGTGGTTTTGATAGTACTAGTAATGTGAAAGCTGCAGAAGATTATAACATCGCATCTACCGGAACAATGGCACATTCGTTTATACAGAGTTATGATAATGAAATAGATGCTTTTCGTGATTTTGCACAAGTAAGACCTAAAAACTGTGTGCTTTTAATTGACACTTATAACACTCTAAAATTAGGACTTCCAAATGCGATTACAGTTGCCAAAGAAATGGAAGAAAAAGGTGAGAAATTATTCGGAATCCGATTAGATAGTGGCGATTTAGCCTATTTATCTAAAAAAGCAAGAGCCGTTTTAGACGCTGCTGATTTGAGTTATGTAAAAATTGTAGTGTCGAATCAGTTAGACGAATTTGTTATCAAAAGTTTAAAAGAACAACAAGCACCAATTGATGTTTTTGGCGTAGGAACTAATTTGGTTACAGGACGACCAGATGCTGCGTTAGATGGTGTTTATAAATTATCTGAATATAATGGTGACCCAAGAATTAAGCTCTCTGAAAACATCATAAAAGTATCGCTACCGTTTAAAAAGCAAGTATATCGCATAATTGATGCGGATGGGCAATTTTATGGTGCAGATGCTGTTGCTATGTATTCTGAAGGTGAAATTGACCAAATGGAACACCCTTTTGATATTACTAAACAGATAGATATTAGTGCACTAAAAAAAGAACCGCTATTAGAGTTAGTCATGGAGCATGGTAAGCGTATGGTACCTGTAAGAACGGTTACTGAAATTGCAGAATATTCGCAATCCCGTTTGGCCCAACTTCCTAATGAATATAAGCGTTTTCAAAATCCGCATACCTATAAAGTTGGTTTGAGTACTCAACTTAAAAAGGAACGAAATGAACTAATTAACAAGCATAAAAGTTAA
- a CDS encoding metal-dependent hydrolase, translating to MDSLTQIVLGAAVGEAVLGRKVGNKAMLYGAIAGTIPDLDVLASFFTDNVTALYVHRGFTHSIVFSVLFAPIFAWIVTRYETYKNFKNWTWLFFLAFVTHPILDAHTTWGTQLFWPFDLRLAFKNIFVVDPLYTVPFLIFLILAMRQKRTTPKRRFYNKMGLIISTSYLAITLLLKWAAYTKFESALKKQNIAYLDIDTRPSPLNTILWSANVQTDDAYLLGNYSFFDSQPITFESYPKNHDLLGSLVEDKSVKKMIAITEGWYTITKTENTLYFNDLRFGLLSLKPKSENFVFKYKLEVDPSGKVSFIEAPKNSNDGKKLLSELWQRVKGN from the coding sequence ATGGATTCATTAACACAAATAGTATTAGGAGCAGCTGTAGGAGAAGCTGTTTTAGGTAGAAAAGTTGGAAACAAGGCCATGCTTTATGGTGCTATTGCAGGAACTATTCCTGATTTAGATGTCTTAGCCTCCTTTTTTACGGACAATGTCACTGCGCTTTATGTGCATCGCGGGTTTACACATTCTATTGTGTTTTCTGTGCTTTTTGCGCCTATTTTCGCATGGATTGTCACACGGTACGAAACCTATAAAAACTTTAAAAACTGGACTTGGCTATTTTTTTTAGCATTTGTAACCCATCCTATATTAGATGCTCACACCACTTGGGGAACGCAACTGTTTTGGCCTTTTGATTTACGATTAGCTTTTAAAAACATATTTGTAGTTGATCCATTGTACACAGTCCCTTTTCTGATATTCTTGATTTTGGCAATGCGTCAAAAACGGACGACTCCCAAACGTCGCTTTTATAACAAAATGGGATTAATAATAAGTACATCGTACTTAGCCATTACACTACTTTTAAAATGGGCAGCTTACACAAAATTCGAATCTGCTTTAAAAAAACAAAATATTGCTTATTTGGATATTGACACAAGACCATCGCCATTAAACACGATACTTTGGAGTGCTAACGTGCAAACTGATGATGCTTATTTATTGGGGAATTATTCCTTTTTTGATAGCCAACCCATCACTTTTGAAAGCTATCCAAAAAACCACGACTTACTAGGTAGTCTTGTTGAGGATAAAAGTGTCAAGAAAATGATTGCCATTACAGAAGGTTGGTACACCATTACTAAAACAGAAAACACCCTTTATTTTAACGATTTACGTTTTGGATTATTGAGTTTAAAACCCAAATCAGAAAACTTTGTTTTTAAATACAAGTTAGAAGTTGATCCTTCTGGTAAGGTTTCATTTATTGAAGCTCCAAAAAATTCTAATGACGGTAAAAAGCTATTATCAGAACTTTGGCAACGTGTGAAAGGGAATTAA
- a CDS encoding TolC family protein: MKKHIYIAALLFVFSISVKAQDLVPIAKSDVLSKVSERNTSIKISEEDFKQARADYRQTNAVFLPNITASHTAMATTNPLMAFGSKLNQEILTQNDFNPALLNDPSQIENYATKFEIQQPLINLDGIYQRKAAKSKMEAMSLKTERTQDYLAFEVDKAYMQLQLAYKAVSVLEKALDAANANKKLADDSFKQGYLQRADVLNVEVRVTEVQNQLQTAKSNVQNASNYLSFLMNDDTYVVYMPSDDLTIGTFTMEDKAVSENRSDIKAMQLASNAYEAMNKADKMAFLPRLNAFGSYELYDDNIFQGGSNGYLFGAQLSWDIFQGSKRIGKAQKSKSEFEKSKLEYKQYVSKSNLELNKAKRAFIDADNKLKLTTLALQQSEESLRIRTNRFKEGLEKTSDLLLAETQYAQKQLEYYQTIFEYNYTQAYLQFLTKE; encoded by the coding sequence ATGAAAAAACACATATATATAGCCGCGTTACTTTTTGTTTTCAGTATATCTGTTAAAGCACAAGATTTGGTGCCCATAGCAAAATCTGATGTTTTGTCTAAAGTATCAGAACGTAACACTAGTATAAAAATTTCTGAAGAGGACTTTAAACAAGCCAGAGCAGATTATAGACAAACCAATGCGGTGTTTTTACCAAACATTACAGCAAGTCACACTGCAATGGCGACAACTAATCCATTGATGGCTTTTGGTTCTAAATTAAATCAGGAGATTTTAACGCAAAACGATTTTAATCCGGCATTGCTAAACGATCCCTCTCAGATTGAAAACTATGCCACCAAGTTCGAAATTCAGCAACCATTAATAAATTTAGATGGTATTTACCAACGTAAAGCAGCTAAATCTAAAATGGAAGCGATGTCTTTAAAGACAGAACGCACACAGGATTATTTAGCTTTTGAAGTAGATAAAGCCTACATGCAGTTACAATTAGCTTACAAAGCAGTAAGTGTTTTAGAGAAAGCTTTGGACGCAGCAAATGCTAATAAGAAGCTAGCTGACGATAGCTTTAAACAAGGGTATTTGCAACGTGCAGATGTGTTGAATGTTGAAGTCCGTGTCACTGAGGTTCAAAACCAGTTACAAACCGCTAAAAGTAATGTGCAAAATGCGTCTAATTATTTGTCTTTTTTAATGAATGATGATACTTATGTTGTGTACATGCCTAGTGACGATTTAACCATTGGCACATTTACAATGGAAGACAAAGCAGTGTCTGAAAACAGATCGGATATTAAAGCCATGCAATTGGCCTCAAACGCTTATGAAGCGATGAATAAAGCTGATAAAATGGCGTTTTTACCACGTTTAAATGCGTTTGGGAGTTATGAGCTGTATGACGATAACATTTTTCAAGGCGGTTCTAATGGATACTTATTCGGAGCACAATTAAGTTGGGATATATTTCAAGGCTCTAAACGTATTGGAAAAGCGCAAAAAAGTAAATCGGAATTCGAAAAATCTAAATTAGAATACAAGCAATATGTGTCTAAAAGTAATTTAGAATTAAATAAAGCGAAACGCGCCTTTATAGATGCTGACAATAAGTTAAAATTAACAACTTTAGCATTACAACAATCTGAAGAATCTTTAAGAATTAGAACCAACAGATTTAAAGAAGGTTTAGAAAAAACGTCTGATTTATTACTAGCCGAAACGCAATATGCACAAAAACAATTGGAGTACTACCAAACCATTTTTGAATACAATTACACACAAGCATACTTACAATTTTTAACTAAAGAATAA
- a CDS encoding efflux RND transporter periplasmic adaptor subunit: protein MKNIYTILTLSVALLVASCGSEDKKPVVDNTPAINVKTSQVAANSNSPFLSVSGKIQATNSADLSTRMMGYVNKVYVNVGDKVRKGQLLVSINNSDLQAKRAQVNAGITEANAALSNAQKDYNRFKNLFADKSASQKEMDDMTANYEMAKARVEGANQMKNEINAQFAYSNITAPFSGTVTSKTVEAGNMANPGVPLISIETPGNFEVMAMVPETEISEIKSGTTVDVLVKSINKTLKGKVKEVSTSAKNTGGQYLVKIDLDKTEANILSGMFTTVQFPVERKATSSMVLIPKDAIITNGQLSGVYTVSQSNTALLRWLRLGRTFGDQVEVLSGLNADEAYIVSAEGKLFNGAKITIQ, encoded by the coding sequence ATGAAAAACATATATACAATCCTAACACTGTCTGTAGCGCTATTAGTAGCAAGTTGTGGAAGCGAAGACAAAAAACCTGTTGTAGATAATACACCAGCAATTAACGTAAAAACTAGTCAAGTAGCAGCAAACAGTAATAGTCCTTTTTTATCTGTAAGCGGAAAAATTCAAGCGACAAATAGTGCAGATTTAAGTACTAGAATGATGGGGTACGTTAATAAAGTATATGTAAACGTGGGAGACAAAGTCCGTAAAGGACAATTATTAGTGTCTATTAATAATAGCGATTTACAAGCCAAAAGAGCTCAAGTAAATGCTGGAATAACTGAAGCTAATGCTGCTTTAAGCAATGCTCAAAAAGATTACAACCGTTTTAAAAACTTATTTGCAGACAAAAGTGCGTCTCAAAAAGAGATGGATGATATGACTGCTAATTACGAAATGGCAAAAGCTAGAGTAGAAGGGGCTAATCAAATGAAAAACGAAATTAACGCACAGTTTGCTTACAGTAATATTACTGCGCCTTTTAGCGGAACAGTAACTAGTAAAACTGTAGAAGCTGGTAATATGGCAAATCCTGGTGTACCACTAATAAGTATTGAAACACCTGGAAATTTTGAAGTTATGGCAATGGTGCCTGAAACTGAAATTTCTGAGATTAAATCAGGAACTACAGTGGATGTTTTAGTAAAATCCATAAATAAAACGTTGAAAGGAAAAGTAAAAGAGGTCAGCACTTCAGCTAAAAATACAGGAGGGCAATATTTAGTGAAAATAGATTTAGATAAAACAGAAGCTAATATTTTATCAGGGATGTTTACAACAGTTCAATTTCCTGTGGAAAGAAAAGCCACGTCATCTATGGTCTTAATTCCGAAGGATGCTATTATAACTAATGGGCAATTATCTGGTGTCTATACCGTAAGCCAAAGTAATACCGCATTATTACGTTGGTTACGTTTAGGCAGAACTTTTGGAGATCAAGTAGAAGTGTTATCTGGTTTAAATGCAGACGAAGCATACATTGTTTCTGCTGAAGGAAAACTGTTTAATGGCGCAAAAATTACAATTCAATAA
- a CDS encoding efflux RND transporter permease subunit, which produces MKEGIAGKIAKVFMQSKLTVLLMIVFMVVGVYSSFLIPREEEPQIDVPMADIFVGYPGASPTEVESRVIKPLEQLISNIKGVEYVYSTSMKEQGMVIVQFYVGEDIERSFVKLYNEINKHMDQMPAGVTFPLVKTRAIDDVPMLGLTLWSENYDDYQLNQMAQELEAEIKKINDVAITHKIGGRDRQLRVVLDKDKLAASGLDFLSVSEMIKANNSQLSAGSFDKSDTEFLVNTGAFLASVTDVENLVVGVQQNQPIYLKQVATIIDGPEVPQNYVSLGYGKGSVKSADYKSEYPAVTISVAKRKGADAMKISEVIIDKVDHLRSTLIPDDVHVEVTRNYGETASHKVSELLWHLIGSIFAVTLVVMLAMGWRGGLVVFLSVPITFALTLLSYYMMDYTLNRITLFALVFVTGIVVDDSIIIAENMHRHFKMKRLPFKEAALYAINEVGNPTILATFTVIASVLPMAFVSGLMGPYMAPMPIGASIAMILSLFVALTITPYLGYIFLREKDKKGAEDKPEQPVEDTYIYKIYNKFERPLLESKSKRWLFLGLTFIVLMATMVLFFTKSVAVKMLPFDNKNEFQVVIDMPEGTTLERTGVVAQEVSQYLSTRPEVVNYQNYVGTSAPITFNGLVRHYDLRGGSNMADIQVNLIDKGERDIQSHGIAKLMRPDIQKIAAKYNANIKLVEVPPGPPVLSTIVAEVYGPDYNEQIKIANGVQNILKNTADVVDIDWMVEADQTEYQFDINKEKAMLYGVAPQQIAYTMNMALSNRAITNLYDEDAVTQVGLVLALDEKEKSTITDISQLKVKSKQGHMVPIADLVTITETIAAKSIHRKNQKRVVYVMADMAGDLESPAYAILGMEEKLKEIPLPQGYELNEMYLGQPDFEDNYTVKWDGEWQITLEVFRDLGIAFLGAIILIYILIVGWFQNFKAPIVMMVAIPLSLIGIILGHWIMGAFFTATSFIGMIALAGIMVRNSVLLIDFINIRTAEGVPLKQACIEAGAVRTTPILLTAGTVVIGAFVILFDPIFQGLAISLMGGTIVSTVLTLLVVPLVYYMIEKKNYK; this is translated from the coding sequence ATGAAAGAAGGAATCGCAGGTAAAATTGCCAAAGTCTTTATGCAATCGAAGCTTACAGTGCTTTTGATGATTGTATTTATGGTGGTTGGCGTGTACAGTTCGTTTTTAATTCCGCGTGAAGAAGAACCGCAAATTGATGTGCCTATGGCAGACATTTTTGTGGGGTATCCAGGAGCAAGTCCTACGGAAGTGGAGTCGCGCGTGATTAAGCCTTTAGAGCAATTAATTTCGAATATTAAAGGTGTGGAGTATGTTTATTCTACATCCATGAAAGAGCAAGGAATGGTCATCGTACAGTTTTATGTTGGCGAAGATATAGAGCGTTCTTTCGTTAAATTATACAACGAAATTAACAAGCACATGGATCAAATGCCTGCTGGTGTCACGTTTCCGTTAGTAAAAACGCGTGCGATTGACGATGTGCCTATGTTGGGATTAACACTGTGGAGTGAAAATTATGACGATTACCAGTTAAACCAAATGGCTCAAGAATTGGAAGCCGAAATTAAGAAGATAAACGATGTGGCAATCACGCATAAAATTGGAGGTCGTGACCGTCAATTACGTGTGGTTTTAGATAAGGATAAATTAGCTGCAAGTGGCTTAGATTTCTTGTCTGTTTCGGAAATGATTAAAGCAAATAACAGTCAATTAAGTGCAGGTAGTTTTGATAAAAGTGATACGGAGTTTTTGGTAAATACAGGTGCTTTTTTAGCTTCGGTTACTGATGTTGAAAATTTGGTGGTTGGCGTGCAACAAAATCAGCCTATTTATTTAAAACAAGTGGCTACAATTATTGATGGACCAGAAGTGCCACAAAATTATGTGAGTTTAGGTTACGGAAAAGGAAGTGTGAAATCGGCGGATTATAAGTCAGAATATCCCGCGGTAACCATTTCGGTGGCAAAACGCAAAGGAGCAGATGCGATGAAAATTTCTGAGGTCATTATTGACAAAGTCGATCATTTACGTAGCACGTTAATTCCGGATGATGTACATGTTGAGGTTACCAGGAATTACGGTGAAACAGCGTCGCATAAAGTATCAGAATTACTATGGCACCTTATTGGGTCTATCTTTGCGGTAACGCTAGTGGTTATGTTAGCCATGGGATGGCGTGGAGGATTGGTGGTATTTTTATCGGTTCCCATTACATTTGCTTTGACATTATTGAGTTATTATATGATGGATTACACGCTAAACAGAATTACATTATTTGCATTAGTGTTTGTAACGGGAATTGTGGTCGACGACTCCATTATTATTGCAGAGAATATGCACAGGCATTTTAAAATGAAACGTTTACCGTTTAAAGAGGCTGCTTTGTATGCGATTAATGAAGTTGGTAATCCAACTATTTTAGCAACATTTACCGTAATAGCGTCTGTTTTACCTATGGCTTTTGTGTCTGGATTAATGGGGCCATATATGGCGCCAATGCCAATAGGAGCGTCTATTGCCATGATACTATCCTTATTTGTAGCGTTAACAATCACTCCATATTTAGGATATATTTTTCTAAGAGAAAAAGATAAAAAAGGAGCAGAGGATAAACCAGAACAGCCTGTTGAAGACACGTATATTTATAAGATTTATAACAAGTTTGAACGCCCATTATTAGAAAGTAAATCAAAACGTTGGTTGTTTTTAGGGTTGACTTTTATAGTATTAATGGCAACTATGGTCTTGTTTTTTACAAAATCGGTTGCTGTAAAAATGTTGCCATTTGATAACAAAAATGAATTCCAAGTGGTTATTGATATGCCTGAAGGCACAACATTAGAACGTACAGGCGTTGTCGCGCAAGAAGTGTCGCAATACTTGTCAACACGACCAGAAGTGGTTAATTATCAAAATTACGTTGGTACCTCTGCGCCAATTACGTTTAACGGATTGGTACGTCATTACGATTTACGTGGTGGATCTAATATGGCTGATATCCAAGTGAATTTAATTGATAAAGGCGAACGTGATATTCAAAGTCACGGAATAGCTAAATTAATGCGTCCAGACATACAGAAGATAGCAGCAAAATATAATGCCAATATTAAATTGGTAGAAGTGCCACCAGGACCTCCTGTATTATCAACGATTGTTGCAGAAGTTTATGGGCCTGATTATAACGAGCAAATTAAAATCGCCAATGGCGTTCAAAATATCTTAAAAAACACAGCTGATGTGGTAGATATTGATTGGATGGTAGAAGCGGATCAAACCGAATATCAATTTGATATAAACAAGGAAAAAGCCATGTTGTATGGTGTTGCTCCACAGCAAATAGCGTACACCATGAATATGGCATTGTCTAACAGAGCCATCACGAATTTGTATGACGAAGATGCGGTGACTCAAGTTGGTTTGGTATTGGCTTTAGATGAAAAAGAGAAATCTACAATTACTGATATTTCGCAATTAAAAGTAAAATCGAAACAAGGGCATATGGTGCCTATTGCAGATTTGGTAACGATTACCGAAACGATAGCTGCAAAAAGTATACATCGTAAAAACCAAAAACGAGTGGTTTATGTAATGGCGGATATGGCTGGAGATTTAGAGAGTCCTGCGTATGCCATTCTTGGAATGGAAGAAAAGTTAAAAGAGATTCCGTTACCACAAGGCTACGAGTTAAACGAGATGTATTTAGGTCAGCCAGATTTTGAAGATAATTATACTGTAAAATGGGATGGCGAGTGGCAAATAACATTAGAGGTATTTAGAGATTTAGGGATTGCCTTTTTAGGCGCTATTATCTTAATATACATCTTAATTGTTGGTTGGTTTCAAAACTTTAAAGCGCCAATCGTTATGATGGTTGCTATACCATTATCGTTAATCGGAATTATTTTAGGACACTGGATTATGGGTGCGTTTTTTACAGCGACTTCTTTTATTGGGATGATTGCTTTAGCAGGAATTATGGTTCGGAATTCGGTATTACTGATTGACTTTATAAATATAAGAACTGCGGAAGGTGTGCCACTTAAACAAGCGTGTATTGAAGCGGGAGCAGTGCGTACAACTCCAATTTTATTAACCGCAGGGACAGTTGTTATTGGCGCATTTGTGATTTTGTTTGATCCTATTTTTCAAGGGTTAGCAATTTCGTTAATGGGAGGGACTATTGTGTCTACCGTATTGACGTTGTTGGTTGTGCCATTGGTTTATTATATGATAGAGAAGAAGAATTATAAATAG
- a CDS encoding DUF2892 domain-containing protein: MLNTYFRVIVGVMVLLSVVLSVYVSPKWMWFTVFIGVNLIQSAFTKWCLLETILVKLGVRKEGAGCSVK, from the coding sequence ATGTTGAATACATATTTTAGAGTAATTGTTGGTGTAATGGTATTGTTAAGTGTGGTGCTTTCGGTTTATGTTAGTCCAAAATGGATGTGGTTTACAGTATTTATAGGTGTAAACTTAATACAGTCTGCATTTACAAAATGGTGTTTATTAGAAACAATATTAGTAAAGTTAGGTGTGAGGAAAGAGGGCGCAGGTTGTAGCGTTAAATAA
- a CDS encoding YeeE/YedE family protein: MDFLFEPWHWFVSGFLIACTMLFLLLMGKKFGMSSNLRTFCAACGAGKVNSFFKFDWKSDVWNVLVVIGAMLGGFIASHYLSSADMPAISDATKASLSSINISTENQYLPVELFSISALSDIKTIIILVVGGILVGFGARYAGGCTSGHAISGLSNLQLPSLIAVIGFFIGGLVMVHLLFPLIF; this comes from the coding sequence ATGGATTTTTTATTTGAACCTTGGCATTGGTTTGTTTCAGGATTTTTAATAGCCTGTACAATGCTATTCTTATTATTAATGGGGAAAAAGTTTGGTATGTCATCAAACTTAAGAACTTTTTGTGCTGCTTGTGGTGCCGGAAAAGTCAATTCGTTTTTTAAATTTGATTGGAAATCGGATGTGTGGAATGTATTAGTCGTGATAGGAGCAATGCTTGGTGGGTTTATAGCATCACATTATTTGTCATCTGCAGATATGCCTGCTATTAGTGATGCTACAAAAGCATCGTTGTCTAGTATAAATATTTCGACTGAAAACCAATACTTACCTGTCGAGTTATTTTCTATTTCCGCTTTAAGCGATATAAAAACCATTATAATTTTAGTTGTTGGTGGTATTTTAGTTGGTTTTGGCGCACGATATGCTGGCGGTTGTACTTCGGGTCACGCCATTTCTGGTTTAAGTAATTTACAACTTCCGTCTTTAATTGCTGTTATTGGCTTTTTTATTGGTGGATTGGTTATGGTTCATTTATTATTCCCTTTAATTTTTTAA